From the Stigmatella erecta genome, one window contains:
- a CDS encoding riboflavin synthase, translating into MFTGLIQDVGVVERVVPGGMTDMWIRTSLGAGTFDLGESIAVDGACLTVVERGGETFKVQAAPETLRRTTAGALRPGSRVNLERAMALGDRLGGHLVAGHVDSVSEVLETRAEGGSWVMAFRLPGELAPYFIEKGSVAVDGISLTVNAVLADRFTVQLIPETQERTTLRAKAAGARVNLEADMIGKYVARLFWLRQGPVSGLTEEALRAAGFGVKG; encoded by the coding sequence ATGTTCACCGGCCTCATTCAGGATGTGGGTGTCGTCGAGCGAGTCGTCCCCGGCGGCATGACGGACATGTGGATCCGCACCTCGCTGGGCGCGGGCACCTTCGATCTGGGCGAGTCCATCGCCGTGGATGGCGCCTGCCTCACGGTGGTGGAGCGCGGTGGGGAGACGTTCAAGGTCCAGGCGGCCCCCGAGACGCTGCGCCGGACCACCGCCGGCGCGCTGCGCCCCGGCTCCCGGGTGAACCTGGAGCGGGCGATGGCGCTGGGGGACCGGCTGGGCGGGCACCTGGTGGCGGGCCACGTGGACTCGGTGAGCGAGGTGCTGGAGACGCGGGCCGAAGGGGGCTCGTGGGTGATGGCCTTCCGGCTGCCGGGCGAGCTGGCCCCCTACTTCATCGAGAAGGGCTCGGTGGCGGTGGATGGCATCAGCCTCACCGTCAACGCGGTGCTCGCCGACCGGTTCACCGTGCAGCTCATCCCGGAGACGCAGGAGCGCACCACGCTGCGCGCCAAGGCGGCGGGCGCCCGGGTGAACCTGGAAGCGGACATGATTGGCAAGTACGTGGCGCGGCTGTTCTGGCTGCGCCAGGGCCCGGTGAGCGGGCTGACCGAGGAGGCCCTCAGGGCGGCCGGCTTCGGGGTGAAAGGCTAG